The proteins below are encoded in one region of Defluviitalea raffinosedens:
- a CDS encoding EAL and GGDEF domain-containing protein — protein sequence MNRYHKTKKELIQDIEAMEKEIEKLKKTHENLQTLFNTAPIGLSIVNEEGLYEYVNEFYCKLYGYTPEELIGKHFSMVIPSENKAALIEQHKAFMMNRITTTNEFKVINKKQEQFTVIVTSVYFTDSNALPKKASYVVDITEQKKIEEIFRYQAYHDSLTGLPNRKYFMESLNAAREKCSKCNHMLAVMFLDLDRFKNINDVLGHSAGDLLIQSVAERLRKSLDETYVLSRFGGDEFVILLPEVYYIDIIIKTAEKIIKLFELPFIIHGKELFITTSMGIGIYPYDGTDSETLIKNADTAMYKAKTHSRGNYQLYSSAINLSAFSSLALENDLYHALEKNQLVLYYQPQVNICTGEIVGAEALIRWQHPELGLLNPDQFIPLAEDNGLIIPIGKWVLETACMQNRKWQDFGYSPIKIAVNLSALQIQQNDFVDTVTNILRTSRLNPSDLELEITESIVMKSDIEDLIKLNQLKQLGIKFSMDDFGMGYSSLNNLKNLNLHHLKIDRSFLYDIDLNSNNCAIFTAILFLANSLNLNIVPEGIETQNQLDFLKKILNFARSTLQLKINAQLQTQSKPQITTENLCPKVQGFLFSPPVPADQFEELLKKGKFEIL from the coding sequence GTGAACAGGTACCATAAAACTAAAAAAGAATTGATTCAAGACATTGAAGCCATGGAGAAAGAAATTGAGAAATTAAAAAAAACTCACGAGAATCTTCAAACTTTATTCAATACAGCTCCTATCGGTCTTTCCATTGTGAACGAAGAAGGATTGTATGAATATGTTAATGAATTTTACTGTAAATTATATGGATATACTCCAGAAGAATTAATAGGGAAGCATTTTTCCATGGTCATACCTTCTGAAAACAAAGCTGCGCTGATTGAGCAACATAAAGCATTTATGATGAATCGTATCACTACTACAAACGAATTCAAAGTCATCAATAAAAAACAAGAACAGTTTACTGTGATTGTTACCTCTGTTTATTTTACAGACTCCAATGCATTACCTAAAAAAGCATCTTATGTTGTTGATATTACTGAACAAAAAAAGATAGAAGAAATTTTTCGCTATCAAGCCTATCATGACAGTCTTACCGGATTGCCTAACCGAAAATATTTTATGGAGAGTTTAAATGCCGCCCGTGAAAAATGCTCCAAATGTAATCATATGCTTGCAGTCATGTTTCTTGATTTAGATAGATTCAAAAATATAAATGATGTATTAGGCCATTCAGCAGGAGACTTACTGATTCAGTCCGTTGCTGAACGGTTAAGAAAATCCCTGGACGAAACTTATGTCTTATCTCGTTTTGGTGGTGATGAATTCGTTATTCTGCTTCCAGAAGTATATTACATTGACATCATTATAAAAACTGCTGAAAAAATTATTAAACTTTTTGAACTCCCATTCATTATTCATGGCAAAGAATTGTTTATCACAACCAGTATGGGAATAGGAATCTACCCCTATGATGGCACAGATTCAGAAACACTCATCAAAAATGCAGATACAGCCATGTATAAGGCTAAAACGCACTCTAGGGGCAATTATCAACTCTATTCTTCCGCAATAAATTTATCTGCTTTCTCCAGTCTTGCATTAGAAAACGATTTATATCATGCTTTGGAAAAAAACCAATTGGTATTATATTATCAACCTCAAGTCAATATATGCACTGGTGAAATAGTAGGCGCCGAAGCTTTAATCCGATGGCAGCATCCGGAATTGGGGCTACTCAATCCAGATCAATTTATTCCTCTGGCAGAGGATAACGGATTAATCATTCCCATCGGAAAATGGGTTCTGGAAACCGCATGTATGCAAAACAGAAAATGGCAAGACTTTGGATACTCGCCAATCAAAATCGCTGTTAATCTATCCGCACTACAAATTCAGCAAAATGACTTTGTTGATACTGTCACCAATATTTTAAGAACAAGCAGATTAAATCCCAGCGATCTAGAACTGGAAATTACAGAAAGTATTGTTATGAAAAGTGATATTGAAGATTTGATCAAGCTGAATCAATTAAAACAACTGGGGATTAAATTTTCCATGGACGATTTCGGCATGGGCTATTCTTCACTGAATAACCTCAAAAATCTGAACCTGCATCATCTGAAAATTGACCGTTCCTTTTTATACGACATCGACTTAAATTCCAATAACTGTGCCATATTTACCGCAATTCTTTTTTTGGCAAATAGTCTCAACCTAAATATAGTGCCTGAAGGCATAGAAACACAGAATCAATTGGATTTTCTCAAAAAAATCTTAAACTTTGCCCGCAGCACCTTACAGCTTAAAATAAATGCCCAATTGCAGACCCAAAGTAAACCTCAAATCACCACCGAAAATTTGTGTCCAAAAGTACAAGGCTTTTTATTCAGCCCTCCTGTTCCTGCTGACCAATTTGAAGAACTGCTTAAAAAGGGGAAATTTGAAATCCTTTAA
- a CDS encoding mannitol dehydrogenase family protein: MKLNRESIKNKEAWKGYKLPKYDLEMISANTKERPNWIHFGAGNIFRAFQANVLNNLLNEGKTDVGLIVAEGYDYEIIDAAYQKQDNLGIHVKLNGEGSIDKTVIGSVLESLKLDSANKKDFDRLKEIFRKPSLQMASFTITEKGYSLVNGKGEIVPEIAEDLKEGPQKVSSYLGKVAALLYERYKAGELPIAMVSMDNCSHNGDKLKSAMITIASRWVQNGVADAGFEAYVDNPDKVTFPWSMIDKITPRPDDKVKEILINDGLEDMDPVITSKSTYVAPFVNAEEAEYLVIEDAFPNGHPPIDLGGVIFTQREIVDKVEKMKVCTCLNPLHTTLAVFGCLLSYTKISDEMKDPDLKRLVERVGYVEGLPVVVDPGIINPKEFIDTVVNVRIPNPFMPDTPQRIACDTSQKLAIRFGETIKAYVKSPDLDVKSLKGIPLVLAGWCRYLMGIDDQGNKFELSPDPMLDKVCPIVADIKLGDKVDIHKVLQPLLSDESIFGVNLYECGLGELVESYFSELISGTGAVRATIKKYV, translated from the coding sequence ATGAAGCTTAATCGTGAATCTATTAAGAATAAAGAGGCATGGAAAGGCTATAAACTTCCAAAGTATGATCTTGAAATGATCTCAGCAAATACAAAAGAAAGACCCAATTGGATTCATTTCGGAGCGGGCAATATTTTTCGGGCATTTCAAGCCAATGTTTTAAATAATCTCTTGAATGAAGGGAAAACAGATGTTGGGTTGATTGTTGCTGAAGGATATGATTATGAAATTATCGATGCAGCATATCAAAAGCAAGATAATTTAGGAATTCATGTAAAGCTTAACGGAGAGGGTTCTATCGATAAAACAGTGATCGGCAGTGTATTAGAATCCTTAAAATTAGACTCTGCTAATAAAAAGGATTTTGACAGATTGAAAGAAATTTTTAGAAAACCGTCCCTGCAAATGGCAAGTTTTACAATTACGGAAAAGGGCTACAGTTTAGTAAATGGAAAAGGTGAGATTGTTCCAGAAATAGCTGAAGACTTAAAAGAGGGTCCACAAAAAGTATCCAGCTATCTTGGAAAAGTTGCTGCCCTATTATATGAAAGATACAAAGCAGGCGAGCTGCCCATTGCTATGGTTAGTATGGATAACTGTTCCCACAATGGAGATAAGCTGAAAAGTGCCATGATTACCATCGCAAGTAGGTGGGTGCAAAATGGAGTTGCGGATGCTGGATTTGAGGCATATGTCGACAATCCTGATAAAGTGACTTTCCCATGGTCCATGATTGATAAAATTACACCCAGACCAGATGATAAAGTAAAAGAGATTTTAATAAATGATGGTTTAGAAGATATGGACCCTGTTATTACTTCTAAAAGTACTTATGTCGCTCCCTTTGTAAATGCAGAAGAAGCAGAATACCTTGTTATTGAAGATGCATTTCCCAATGGGCATCCTCCAATTGATTTAGGTGGTGTGATTTTCACCCAACGAGAGATTGTAGATAAGGTTGAAAAAATGAAAGTTTGTACTTGCTTAAACCCATTACATACGACACTTGCAGTATTTGGATGTTTGTTATCCTATACCAAGATATCTGATGAAATGAAAGATCCAGATCTTAAAAGATTGGTTGAAAGGGTAGGTTATGTAGAAGGATTACCGGTAGTAGTAGATCCAGGAATTATTAATCCAAAGGAATTTATTGATACAGTTGTAAATGTAAGAATACCTAATCCATTTATGCCGGATACCCCTCAACGTATAGCGTGTGATACCTCACAGAAACTTGCCATTCGCTTTGGAGAAACCATTAAAGCATATGTAAAAAGTCCTGACCTGGATGTTAAGAGTTTAAAAGGTATTCCACTTGTTTTGGCAGGATGGTGCCGTTATCTTATGGGAATTGATGATCAAGGTAATAAGTTTGAACTAAGTCCAGACCCAATGCTTGACAAGGTATGCCCAATTGTAGCGGATATTAAATTGGGAGATAAAGTAGATATTCATAAAGTACTACAACCCCTTCTTTCAGATGAAAGCATTTTTGGTGTTAATTTGTATGAATGTGGACTTGGTGAGCTAGTTGAATCCTATTTTAGTGAGTTGATCAGCGGTACTGGTGCAGTCAGAGCGACGATTAAAAAGTATGTATAG
- a CDS encoding FeoB small GTPase domain-containing protein: MGLTCSTCKRKSIVDLYHVEKTSADQMVVALAGNPNTGKSTLFNELTGLKQHTGNWPGKTVTNAKGFHKRKDKEFIIVDLPGTYSLLANSVEEEVARDFICFAKPDATIVVVDATCLERNLNLVLQVIEITNRVILCVNLLDEAEKKHIKIDLKKLSDELGIPVIGTVARSRKGLEELMDTVYNVCTKKIIPSPKPTIYTETIETEIQKILNMIKPIVPDGFNPRWIALRLLDGETDILDKITHYSYCKGVCKHA; the protein is encoded by the coding sequence ATGGGATTAACGTGCAGTACCTGCAAAAGAAAATCTATTGTGGACTTATATCATGTTGAAAAAACATCCGCTGATCAAATGGTAGTCGCCTTAGCAGGGAATCCTAATACGGGTAAAAGTACACTATTTAATGAACTGACAGGATTGAAACAACATACAGGAAATTGGCCCGGTAAAACCGTAACCAATGCTAAAGGATTTCATAAAAGAAAGGATAAAGAATTTATTATAGTCGATCTGCCGGGAACCTATTCTCTTCTCGCCAACTCTGTAGAGGAAGAAGTAGCAAGGGACTTTATCTGTTTTGCAAAACCTGATGCGACCATCGTCGTTGTAGATGCAACCTGTCTTGAGCGAAATCTAAATCTGGTCCTTCAAGTGATAGAAATTACAAATCGTGTGATCCTATGCGTAAATCTTCTGGATGAAGCAGAAAAAAAACATATTAAAATTGATCTAAAGAAACTTTCAGATGAACTGGGAATCCCCGTAATTGGAACAGTTGCAAGAAGCCGAAAAGGTTTAGAAGAACTGATGGATACTGTTTATAATGTGTGTACCAAGAAAATTATTCCGAGTCCGAAGCCTACGATCTATACTGAAACCATTGAAACAGAAATCCAAAAAATTCTTAATATGATAAAACCCATAGTACCAGATGGATTCAACCCCAGATGGATTGCCTTACGACTTCTTGACGGAGAAACTGATATTTTAGATAAAATTACCCATTATTCTTATTGTAAAGGGGTGTGCAAACATGCATGA
- a CDS encoding TRAP transporter small permease, producing MKKFVKVYNDIMTYIALVCLLGFVISVLIQVFSRTFLPFSPSWTEEAARYLFIYMVAFGGSVAVRKNEYVGVEILSDMLPEKAQRILKIAILIALAVFSGYVLINSTMGFALIKYRMVSTAMQIPMQYVYGSLLVFFGLLVFSYILEIILVLTKQDTRE from the coding sequence ATGAAAAAATTTGTAAAGGTTTACAATGATATTATGACATACATTGCTTTAGTATGCTTACTTGGGTTTGTAATCAGTGTACTGATACAAGTATTTAGCAGAACTTTTTTACCATTCTCTCCATCTTGGACAGAAGAAGCAGCCAGATATTTGTTCATCTACATGGTGGCTTTTGGGGGAAGTGTTGCAGTAAGAAAAAATGAATATGTAGGTGTTGAGATTCTGTCAGATATGCTTCCTGAAAAAGCACAGCGCATTTTAAAAATAGCTATTTTAATAGCCTTGGCAGTATTCAGTGGATATGTATTAATCAATTCTACCATGGGGTTTGCTTTAATCAAATATCGAATGGTATCTACTGCAATGCAGATCCCAATGCAATATGTTTATGGATCCTTATTAGTATTTTTCGGATTATTGGTATTTAGCTATATATTAGAAATTATTCTTGTATTAACAAAACAAGACACAAGAGAGTAA
- the uxuA gene encoding mannonate dehydratase gives MQMTFRWYGEGNDSVTLEQIKQIPGVTGIVWALHHKQPGEIWYEEEIAEVKKQLDQYGFNMDVVESVNVHDDIKIGLPSRDQYIENYKTTLRNLAKFGVKVVCYNFMPVFDWTRTDLHHKLPDGSTALFYEKNLIKEDPMEMAEYILKECKGYTMPGWEPERMAKLQELFEAYKPVTKEKLWENLKYFLEAIMPTCHECDIKMAIHQDDPPWDIFGLPRLLVDEASISKFLSMVDDPYNGLTLCSGSLGANPNNNIADIIRKHHDRIYFAHIRNVKHYENGDFSEVSHRDCDGDVGILDIVKAYHDCGFKGYIRPDHGRHIWNEQCRPGYGLYDRALGVMYILGIWDILDKIEGKK, from the coding sequence ATGCAGATGACATTTCGATGGTATGGAGAAGGAAATGACTCAGTAACACTGGAACAGATCAAACAAATTCCGGGAGTAACAGGAATTGTTTGGGCACTTCATCACAAGCAACCGGGTGAAATCTGGTACGAGGAAGAGATTGCTGAAGTTAAAAAACAACTGGATCAATATGGATTCAACATGGATGTTGTAGAATCTGTAAATGTACATGATGATATTAAGATAGGATTGCCTTCAAGAGATCAGTACATTGAAAACTACAAAACCACTTTGCGCAATCTGGCAAAGTTTGGTGTTAAGGTTGTTTGTTACAACTTTATGCCAGTATTTGATTGGACCCGTACAGATTTGCACCATAAGCTTCCGGATGGTTCCACTGCTTTGTTTTATGAAAAGAATTTAATTAAAGAAGATCCAATGGAAATGGCAGAATATATTCTTAAAGAATGCAAAGGGTATACCATGCCAGGCTGGGAACCAGAACGTATGGCTAAACTTCAAGAATTATTTGAAGCCTATAAACCAGTTACCAAAGAAAAGCTTTGGGAGAACTTAAAATATTTCCTTGAAGCAATTATGCCTACTTGTCATGAATGTGACATCAAAATGGCTATTCATCAGGATGATCCGCCATGGGATATTTTTGGATTGCCACGATTGCTTGTTGACGAAGCTTCTATTTCAAAATTTTTATCTATGGTGGACGATCCATACAATGGACTGACACTTTGTTCCGGTTCCTTAGGGGCTAACCCAAACAACAATATTGCAGATATTATTCGTAAACATCATGATCGTATTTATTTCGCCCATATCAGAAATGTGAAGCATTATGAAAATGGGGATTTTTCAGAGGTATCCCATCGTGATTGCGATGGAGATGTTGGTATTCTAGACATTGTGAAAGCATATCACGATTGCGGCTTTAAGGGATACATTCGTCCTGATCATGGTCGTCACATATGGAATGAACAGTGTCGACCAGGTTATGGTTTATATGACCGCGCTCTTGGGGTTATGTATATTCTGGGTATATGGGATATTTTGGATAAAATTGAAGGGAAGAAGTAG
- a CDS encoding alcohol dehydrogenase catalytic domain-containing protein — translation MKAIQIEKPEVLKIIDIEKPEISEENNVLIKVTASGICGSDVGIYHGRNAAATYPRIIGHEIVGRVEDVGNNVSKLKVGDRVIIDQVVNCGECYACKKGRGNVCGNLYVRGVHIDGGYREYIAVPEDACYLLPDSLSDVEAVMIEPTTIAIQSCSRAELSGEDTLLLLGYGALGSSILKIARLSGAKIIVADIVDEKLKEALNNGADYTINILKEDVVAKAKELTGGYGPTVSIDAACTKDSLSILLKATGNAGRVITMGFSVDPTEVTQFMITSKELDVRGSRLQNKKFGEAIQLIQEGKLNLKGTVSHTFSYLDAQKAFDFIDSKDPSIRKIVLTFE, via the coding sequence ATGAAAGCAATTCAAATTGAAAAGCCAGAGGTTTTGAAGATCATTGATATTGAAAAGCCAGAGATATCGGAAGAAAATAATGTATTGATTAAAGTTACAGCATCAGGTATTTGTGGTTCTGACGTTGGAATTTATCATGGGCGTAATGCGGCTGCTACCTATCCTCGTATTATTGGACATGAAATTGTAGGACGAGTAGAGGATGTAGGAAATAACGTATCAAAACTTAAGGTAGGAGACAGAGTTATTATCGATCAAGTTGTAAATTGCGGAGAATGCTATGCATGTAAAAAAGGAAGAGGAAATGTTTGTGGTAATTTGTATGTTCGAGGAGTACATATAGATGGGGGTTACCGTGAATATATTGCAGTACCTGAAGATGCCTGCTACTTACTTCCAGACAGCCTTTCTGATGTAGAAGCAGTGATGATTGAGCCTACTACAATTGCAATTCAAAGTTGCTCCAGAGCGGAACTTTCTGGAGAAGATACGTTATTATTATTAGGTTATGGTGCATTAGGAAGCAGTATTTTAAAAATTGCAAGATTAAGTGGTGCAAAAATTATTGTAGCCGATATAGTAGATGAAAAATTAAAAGAGGCCTTAAATAATGGAGCAGATTATACAATCAATATTTTAAAAGAAGATGTGGTTGCTAAAGCAAAGGAATTAACTGGGGGATATGGACCAACAGTTTCTATTGATGCAGCCTGTACAAAAGATTCGCTTTCTATTTTGCTAAAGGCTACTGGAAATGCAGGGAGAGTTATCACTATGGGATTTTCTGTAGATCCAACAGAAGTGACACAGTTTATGATTACTTCCAAAGAGCTTGACGTTCGAGGGTCCAGACTACAAAATAAAAAATTCGGAGAAGCTATTCAGTTAATTCAGGAAGGAAAACTGAATCTAAAAGGAACGGTATCTCATACATTTTCATATCTTGATGCACAGAAAGCTTTCGATTTTATCGATTCAAAAGATCCTTCTATTAGAAAAATTGTATTAACATTTGAATAA
- a CDS encoding FeoA family protein, with amino-acid sequence MKAIYIPLNKVETGQTCIVQDLRATGAQRRRMLDLGFIKDTEVKVMRCSPLGDPTAYFVRNTVIALRKEEASKILVKVNH; translated from the coding sequence ATGAAAGCCATATATATTCCTTTGAATAAAGTTGAAACTGGGCAAACCTGTATCGTTCAAGATCTAAGGGCCACAGGAGCGCAAAGAAGACGCATGCTTGATTTAGGGTTTATAAAAGATACTGAAGTAAAAGTTATGCGGTGTAGCCCTCTGGGAGATCCTACGGCTTATTTCGTTCGAAACACCGTTATCGCCTTAAGAAAAGAAGAAGCCTCAAAAATCCTTGTAAAAGTAAATCATTAA
- a CDS encoding TRAP transporter large permease, whose product MVAVLFITFLICLAIGVPVAFSLGISSLVYFIGAGMPLTTMSQRFFAGLDSFTLLCIPGFVLAGSLMNQGGITERLIGFCNKIVGHITGGLALANVGASMLFAGISGTALADTVSIGGVLIPAMKKQGYDSEFSCAVTAASSCVGPIIPPSVPMIIAATMTGLSVSKMFIAGIIPGILLGVVMLIVAYIISKKRNYPKAERRATLKEIIKSGKESFFAIVMTLIILVGILGGIVTPTEASIIAVLYGVLVGFFVYKELTMKRFLKCLQDTVVSSAAIMALVGFANIFAYILTKEQIPQMIAEFMLSVTRNKYIILLLVNLLLVFVGMFMETISAILILFPVLLRLVTAVGVDPIQFGVICVLNLVLGLCTPPVGVCLFAATNIGETKLTKVTKELVPFLVGNFAVLGLVTYVPALTIGIVNLFSK is encoded by the coding sequence ATGGTCGCAGTATTATTTATTACATTTTTAATTTGTCTGGCTATTGGTGTTCCAGTTGCTTTTAGTTTAGGGATTTCATCTCTTGTGTATTTCATAGGAGCAGGAATGCCTCTGACGACGATGTCTCAAAGATTTTTTGCAGGACTTGATTCATTTACCTTATTATGTATTCCTGGATTTGTATTAGCAGGAAGCTTAATGAATCAAGGTGGTATTACAGAAAGATTGATAGGATTTTGTAATAAAATAGTAGGACACATTACAGGTGGATTAGCCCTTGCAAATGTTGGAGCATCTATGCTTTTTGCAGGTATTTCAGGGACAGCTTTGGCGGATACTGTTAGTATTGGTGGAGTTCTGATTCCAGCTATGAAAAAACAAGGTTATGATTCAGAATTTTCCTGTGCAGTAACTGCAGCGTCTTCCTGTGTAGGTCCAATTATTCCTCCATCTGTTCCAATGATTATAGCAGCTACAATGACAGGTTTATCTGTTTCTAAAATGTTTATTGCAGGTATTATTCCAGGAATTTTACTTGGTGTGGTTATGCTGATCGTAGCCTATATTATTTCTAAAAAGAGAAATTATCCGAAAGCAGAAAGACGAGCTACTCTAAAGGAAATTATAAAATCAGGTAAAGAATCCTTCTTTGCTATTGTGATGACTTTAATTATTTTAGTTGGTATTCTGGGCGGTATTGTAACACCAACAGAGGCGTCTATCATTGCTGTTTTATATGGTGTTCTTGTTGGATTCTTTGTTTACAAAGAATTAACAATGAAACGATTTTTAAAGTGTTTACAAGATACCGTTGTTTCCAGTGCTGCAATCATGGCATTGGTTGGATTTGCAAATATCTTTGCGTATATTTTAACCAAGGAACAGATTCCACAGATGATTGCGGAATTTATGTTGTCTGTGACAAGAAATAAATATATTATTTTATTACTTGTTAATTTGCTTTTAGTTTTTGTTGGTATGTTTATGGAAACGATTTCCGCTATTTTAATTCTTTTTCCAGTACTCCTTCGCTTAGTGACAGCAGTTGGAGTGGATCCAATTCAGTTTGGAGTTATCTGTGTATTAAATCTTGTTTTAGGATTGTGTACACCTCCGGTTGGAGTATGTCTGTTCGCAGCAACAAACATTGGAGAAACAAAATTAACAAAAGTTACAAAAGAATTAGTACCTTTCTTAGTAGGCAATTTTGCTGTATTAGGTTTAGTAACTTATGTTCCAGCACTTACTATTGGAATTGTTAATCTTTTTAGCAAATAG
- a CDS encoding GntR family transcriptional regulator encodes MSLKYRDHENTVQGAVYLTLRNNIMNLQLKPGTVMSTQEIATKLKVSRTPVREAFIRLQREGLVEIFPQKETVVSKINLDRVRQERFIRENLEMAVMNLAIQNYMPEDIVKLRKNIQVQKDLCQSKDYIGFLNMDTQFHKTFYEISKQQLAWETIKNVNGHYNRIRLMTTWSEEIITNSIKQHENIVNALEKKDIELLQKEVKYHLEKLIIEKNDIIKQYPEYFELNADEQLYDLSIIKI; translated from the coding sequence ATGTCACTAAAGTATAGAGATCATGAAAATACAGTTCAAGGAGCAGTGTATTTAACTTTAAGAAATAATATTATGAATTTGCAGTTAAAGCCTGGTACTGTTATGAGTACCCAGGAAATAGCTACAAAGCTTAAGGTGAGCAGGACCCCTGTACGAGAAGCTTTCATTCGTCTCCAAAGAGAAGGATTAGTGGAGATTTTTCCGCAAAAAGAAACAGTTGTGTCAAAAATTAATTTAGACCGTGTCAGACAAGAGAGATTTATTCGTGAGAATTTAGAGATGGCAGTAATGAACTTAGCGATACAAAATTATATGCCGGAAGATATTGTAAAATTAAGAAAGAATATTCAAGTACAAAAAGATCTCTGTCAATCAAAAGATTATATAGGTTTTTTGAATATGGATACCCAATTTCATAAAACATTTTATGAAATATCTAAGCAACAATTGGCTTGGGAAACTATTAAAAATGTCAACGGACATTATAATCGCATTCGTTTAATGACTACGTGGTCTGAAGAGATTATTACAAACTCAATTAAACAACATGAAAATATAGTCAATGCATTGGAAAAAAAGGATATAGAACTGCTGCAAAAGGAAGTAAAATATCATTTGGAAAAATTAATTATAGAAAAAAATGATATTATCAAACAATACCCTGAATATTTTGAGTTAAATGCTGATGAGCAATTATACGATTTATCTATCATAAAAATATAA
- a CDS encoding TRAP transporter substrate-binding protein: MKKRILAVILTIGMMFSLAACSGGKGASSNNNAAPESNKPAESADTSKEQKESNESFELVIGHIVDEENTWHKASLKFKEIVEEKSQGRIKVTIYPNSTLGSEVDMLQSMLNGGGVDIVFTGETMQTYAEELGIIGMPYAITSPEHLKAVVEGEVGEELKQIMINSGFRPLAYFERGPRNITSNKKIMTPDDLKGFIIRTPQSPMTVAAFEAMGAKPTPMAFSEVFTSLQQGVIHGQENPLAMIRSGGLFEVQDYVIQSEHLRAWVYVTIAEQKWQQLLEDLQTIVAEAAQEMQSYEHELFLAQEEADKTFLEEKGMEFVEVDQEPFRQKAVEGVLKVLTDKQKELYEKILAANPAK, from the coding sequence ATGAAGAAGAGAATTTTAGCAGTTATTTTAACAATTGGAATGATGTTTTCGTTAGCGGCATGTTCTGGTGGAAAAGGAGCTTCCAGTAATAACAATGCAGCACCAGAAAGTAATAAGCCGGCAGAGTCTGCAGATACTTCCAAAGAGCAAAAAGAATCAAATGAATCATTTGAACTAGTAATTGGTCATATTGTTGATGAAGAAAACACATGGCACAAAGCTTCATTGAAATTCAAAGAAATAGTGGAAGAAAAGTCACAAGGAAGAATTAAGGTTACTATTTATCCTAACTCTACTTTAGGATCAGAAGTTGATATGCTTCAATCTATGTTAAATGGCGGCGGCGTTGATATTGTATTTACAGGTGAAACTATGCAGACATACGCTGAAGAATTGGGTATCATTGGAATGCCATATGCGATCACCAGTCCAGAACATTTAAAAGCAGTTGTTGAAGGTGAAGTAGGAGAAGAGCTTAAGCAAATTATGATCAATAGTGGATTTAGACCATTAGCGTATTTTGAACGTGGACCACGTAATATTACATCAAATAAAAAGATTATGACTCCCGATGATCTGAAAGGATTTATTATTCGTACACCACAATCTCCAATGACAGTTGCGGCGTTTGAAGCAATGGGAGCAAAACCAACACCAATGGCTTTCTCTGAAGTATTTACTTCTTTACAACAAGGTGTTATCCATGGACAGGAAAACCCACTTGCAATGATTAGATCTGGCGGATTATTTGAAGTTCAGGATTATGTAATCCAATCAGAACACTTAAGAGCATGGGTATACGTTACAATAGCTGAACAGAAGTGGCAACAATTACTAGAAGATTTGCAGACAATAGTAGCTGAAGCAGCACAGGAAATGCAAAGCTATGAACATGAATTATTCTTAGCACAAGAAGAAGCTGACAAAACTTTCTTAGAAGAAAAAGGAATGGAATTTGTTGAAGTGGATCAGGAACCTTTCAGACAAAAAGCAGTTGAAGGAGTACTTAAGGTATTAACTGACAAACAGAAAGAGCTGTATGAAAAAATCCTAGCAGCTAATCCAGCAAAATAA